In the Vibrio hippocampi genome, TTAGCGGCAGGTGCCAGTGATATCGCGCTCGGTGCGACAAAAGTCGCCACCTTACAAGAGGCAGTTGCTGACTGTGGTCTTGTGGTGGGCTCAAGTGCAAGAAGCCGAACTTTAAATTGGCCGATGATCTCTCCAAGAGAGTGTGGCGTACAGTTTGCTAAAGAAGGGATGAATCATCCTGTCGCTTTGGTATTTGGGCGCGAACGTACCGGCTTAACCAACGAAGAGTTACAGCTGTGTCATTTCCATACCTGCATTCCAGCGAATCCAGAATACAGCTCTTTAAATCTGGCAATGGCAGTGCAGACCTTGAGCTACGAAGTACGCGTAGCGCACTTAGATTTGCAACAACAGCAGTTTGCTGAGGCAGCTCAACAAGAGTATCCAAGGCATAAAGAGTTGGAATTATTCTATCAACATCTTGAAAAAGTGTTACATCGTACCCAGTTTATTTCACAAGATAAGCCGGGTTTGGTGATGAATAAGCTGCGTAGATTATTCAGTCGTTCCAGACCAGAGTCTCAAGAAATCAATATTTTACGTGGTGTGTTGACCGCAGTAGAAAAGCAAATAACGAATAAAAAATAACCACTTTTTCTATTGGGTTAAATACCTGAGTAAATTAGTCAAATAAATACTTGATTAAAATAGTCAGGTATGAAAAGATTCAACCACATCGATAATGTGGAAAGCGTGATATGAGACTAACATCTAAAGGAAGATATGCAGTAACAGCGATGCTCGATGTCGCACTGCACTCACAGCAAAACCCAGTGCCGCTTGCGGATATTTCGGAAAGACAAGGTATCTCATTGTCTTACTTAGAACAGCTGTTTTCTAAGTTGCGTAAAGCAGGTCTGGTGGCTAGTGTACGTGGTCCAGGTGGAGGCTATCGTTTGGGTGCAGAGGCAACAGACATCTCGATTGGCACTGTGATTGCAGCTGTAGATGAGTCAGTGGATGCCACGAAATGCTCAGGCAAGGGCGATTGCCAAGGCGGAACTCGCTGTCTGACGCATACATTATGGAGAGATTTAAGCTCTCGTATCAGCGACTTTTTAAACAACATTACTCTCGGTGAGTTAATGGTTGATAACGAAGTATTAGAAATTTCAGGCCGACAAGATATCGATCTTGCGGTAAATCACGGATTTGCAAGAAAAAGTACCAGTACGAACCCTTTGGGTATCAATGTACGCTCTTAAGTAGTGCTGCTTTTACATTGGAGTAAAGAATGAAACTGCCGATTTATTTAGATTATTCTGCCACTTGTCCTGTTGACCCTCGCGTTGCGGACAAAATGGTCCAATTTATGACAATGGATGGTACCTTTGGTAACCCAGCGTCACGCTCGCACCGTTTTGGTTGGCAAGCAGAAGAAGCAGTCGATAACGCTCGTGAGCAAATTGCTGATCTATTAAACGCTGACCCGCGTGAAATCGTATTCACTTCGGGTGCTACCGAGTCGGATAACCTAGCGATTAAAGGTGCGGCGCATTTCTACAGCAAGAAAGGCAAGCACATCATCACTTGCAAAACAGAACACAAAGCGGTGCTTGATCCATGCCGTCAACTAGAGCGTGAAGGTTTTGAGGTTACATATCTTCAGCCAGAACCGAATGGTCTGATCGATCTGACCAAGTTAGAAGCGGCGATGCGTGAAGATACGGTGTTAGTGTCTATTATGCATGTCAACAATGAAATTGGCGTGGTTCAAGATATTACGGCAATCGGCGAGTTATGCCGTAGCAAGAAAATTGTATTCCATGTGGACGCGGCTCAATCGGCGGGTAAATTGCCAATCGATGTACAAGAAATGAAAGTTGACCTGATTTCACTTTCAGCTCACAAAGCTTATGGTCCTAAAGGCATTGGTGCACTTTACGTGCGTCGTAAACCACGTATTCGTCTTGAAGCACAGATGCATGGTGGCGGTCATGAGCGCGGTTTCCGGTCAGGTACATTGCCGACTCACCAAATTGTCGGTATGGGTGAAGCATTTGCGATTGCTAAACAAGATATGCAAAAAGACTACGAGCATGCTAAGTCGTTGCGTGATCGCCTATTTAACGGCGTTAAAGGTCTTGAAGCCGTCACAGTGAACGGTGATTTTGAGCAGCGTGTACCACACAACCTAAACATCAGCTTTGCTTTTGTTGAGGGTGAGTCGCTACTGATGTCCCTTAAAGATCTTGCGGTATCATCAGGTTCGGCATGTACATCAGCGAGTCTAGAACCTTCTTATGTGCTTCGTGCTTTAGGTCTAGACGACGAGCTTGCACACAGCTCAGTGCGTTTCTCTTTCGGTCGTTTTACTACCGAAGAAGACATTGATTATGCGATTGAGCAAATCACAACAGCAGTGAACAAATTACGTGACATGTCTCCTCTATGGGATATGTATAAAGAAGGGATTGACTTAAGCACGGTTGAGTGGGCACACCACTAATCAGGCTGTTGTAGTCTCACGGATGTAGAGGATTCGAGGAATTTATTATGGCGTATAGTGAAAAAGTAATTGACCACTACGAGAACCCAAGAAACGTGGGTTCATTCGATAAAAATGACCCAAATGTGGGTAGTGGTATGGTAGGCGCACCTGCTTGTGGTGACGTAATGAAACTGCAAATCAAGGTAACGCCAGAAGGTATTATCGAAGATGCGAAGTTCAAAACCTACGGCTGTGGTTCTGCTATTGCCTCTAGCTCATTGGTTACTGAGTGGGTAAAAGGTAAATCTATTGATGAAGCTGCAGCAATCAAAAATGCAGAGATTGCCGAAGAGCTTGAGTTGCCGCCAGTGAAAGTTCACTGTTCAATCCTTGCCGAAGATGCCATTAAAGCAGCGGTTGCGGATTACAAGAAAAAGCACGATTAATCTTTTAGATAAACACATTCATTCACATAGTTCATTCACATAAGAGTTAACGAAGTAATTAAGGTTGTAGTATGGCCATATCAATGACAGAAGCAGCAGCAAGCCGAGTAAAAGCGTTTCTTGATAATCGCGGCAAAGGTATTGGACTCCGCCTAGGCGTGAAAACCACTGGCTGTTCCGGTATGGCTTACGTACTTGAGTTCGTTGATGATCTCGATGAGGGTGATCAAGTCTTTGAGCATGCGGGTGTCAAGGTCATTATCGATCCCAAGAGCCTAGTCTATTTGGACGGTACCGAGTTGGACTATGTCAAAGAAGGCTTGAATGAGGGCTTTGAGTTTAATAACCCAAATGCCAAAGGTGAATGTGGTTGCGGCGAAAGCTTCAACGTTTAGTGTTAATGGAGCTTGGTTATTTAACCAAGCTCTTTTTCAGTGAGTCTATACCATGAATCATTTTGAACTCTTTGGGCTACCGGTTCAGTTTCAAGTTGACGGTAGCCTTCTTTCTTCTCAGTTTCTCGAACTGCAAAAGCGTTTTCATCCCGATAACTTTGCCACACACTCAGAACGAGACCGTTTACTCGCAGTACAAAAAGCAGCGCAGATTAATGATGCTTATGATGTATTGAAGCGTCCGATTTCTCGCGCTGAATATCTGCTTGCGCAGCACGGTGTTGATATTAGAGCAGAGCAGCAAACCTTGCAGGATCCTATGTTTCTGATGGAGCAAATGGAATTACGCGAAGAACTGGAAGATATTGCTGATTCGGATACAGCTGATGAACAGCTATTTGACTTTGATACCAAGGTTAGCAAAATGTATCAACAGCAACTGTCTGAGTTAGAGCAGCATTTGACTGCAAGCGAATGGCCAGTGGCCGCAGATGGTGTGCGAAAATTGAAATTTATTGCCAAGCTACAAAGCGAAATAGAACGATTAGAAGAAAGTTTGCTTGGTTGATCGAAGTACTCAAGGATAATTGAATGGCATTACTTCAGATTGCAGAGCCAGGACAAAGCTCTGCGCCCCATGAACATAAACTTGCCGCAGGTATTGACCTTGGCACTACAAACTCGTTAGTGGCGAGTGTCAGAAGCGGCGAAGCAGCGCCTCTTGCTGCAACGGATGGGTCTAAGATCCTACCTTCTGTCGTGCACTATTCAGCAGACGACATATCGGTAGGTTTGCAGGCTCGCAACAATGCGGCGCAAGATCCCAAAAACACCATTGCTTCGGTAAAGCGTCTTCTAGGTCGTTCGTTAGAAGATGTGCAGGCACGCTATCCTTCTCTGCCTTACGATTTTACCGCCAGCGATAACGGTCTGCCGATTATTCAGACACCCCAAGGGGCAAAGAACCCCATTCAAGTGTCCGCCGACATCCTCAAAAAACTTGGCGCAAGAGCCGAAAGTACTCTGGGTGGCGAGTTAGCCGGTGTGGTGATTACCGTGCCAGCTTACTTTGATGATGCTCAGCGTCAAGGCACAAAAGATGCGGCTAATCTCGCCGGTTTGCATGTGCTACGTCTATTGAATGAACCAACAGCGGCTGCGATCGCTTATGGTTTAGACAGCGGTCAAGAGGGCATTATTGCCGTTTATGATCTTGGTGGAGGCACGTTTGATATCTCTATCTTACGTCTGTCTCGTGGCGTGTTTGAAGTGCTTGCGACTGGTGGAGACTCTGCGCTAGGTGGCGATGACTTTGACCACCTGATTGCCGATCATCTGCAGCAGCAAGTAGGTCTATCAACGTTGACTGTGCAACAACAACGCCAACTGTTGGATGCCGCGACTCAAGCCAAAATCGACTTGAGCAACAGCGAAGTGGCTGAGGTGAATGTACTGGGCTGGCAGGGCACACTGACGATAGATGAGTGTAATCAACTGATCCAACCGCTAGTGAAAAAGACGCTGATGTCCTGTCGTCGCGCATTGAAAGATGCTGAAGTGACTTCGGAAGACGTGTTGCAAGTCGTTATGGTAGGCGGTTCAACTCGTACGCGCTTAGTGAGAGAAATGGTCGGTGACTTCTTTGGTAAGACACCATTGACCAGTATCAATCCCGATGAAGTGGTGGCGATTGGCGCTGCAATCCAAGCCGACGTATTAGTGGGCAACAAGCCAGAGTCAGAAATGGTATTGCTTGACGTATTGCCGCTGTCGCTGGGTATTGAAACCATGGGCGGACTGGTTGAAAAGATCATTCCTCGCAATACCACCATTCCAGTCGCACGAGCTCAAGAGTTCACTACCTTTAAAGATGGTCAGACGGCGATGTCAGTACACGTGGTACAAGGTGAGCGTGAGATGGTTGAACACGGTCGCTCACTGGCTCGATTTTCGTTAAAAGGCATTCCACCGATGGCAGCAGGCGCAGCCCATGTTCGCGTTACCTATCAGGTTGATGCCGATGGTCTTTTGTCTGTGACTGCGATGGAAAAAAGCACTGGAGTTAAGTCAGATATTCAAGTCAAACCTTCATACGGACTCAGTGACAATGAAGTGAGTGATATGCTACAAGACTCGATGACTTATGCTCAAGACGACATGAATGCCCGTGCACTTGCTGAACAGCGAGTTGAAGCGGATCGTGTCATTGAAGGATTGATTGCTGCGCTGCAAGCCGATGGCGATGCACTGCTTGAAGAACAAGAAAAAGCGTCGTTGCTGCAAGCGATAGAATCCTTAATTGAATTACGCAATGGTGACGATACCGCTGCCATTGAACAAGGGATAAAAGATACTGATAAAGCGAGCCAAGAATTTGCTTCTCGACGCATGGATAAATCCATTCGTGAAGCCTTATCTGGTCAATCAGTCGATAATTTATAGGAACCACTAATCATGCCAAAAATTGTTGTATTGCCTCATGATGAACTTTGCCCAGAAGGTGCTGTACTTGAAGCGGAAGCGGGTCAGACCGTATTGGATGTAGCGCTTAAAAATGGCATCGCTATTGAACATGCTTGTGAAAAATCATGCGCTTGTACCACATGCCACATTGTGGTCCGGGAGGGTTTTGACTCTCTGGATGAGAGCGATGAACTGGAAGATGACATGCTAGATAAAGCATGGGGGCTTGAGCCTGAATCTCGTCTCGGTTGTCAGGCAAAAGTGACGGATGAAGATCTCGTGGTCGAGATCCCAAAATATACACTAAATCACGCATCTGAAGACCACTAGTCACGATAGCTACGCTGTGTGAACAATGAGACGATGATATAGGGAGAGAATATGAGCTTAAAATGGACCGATTCACGCGATATTGCCATTGAACTGTGTGACCAGTTTCCAGATATGGATCCAAAAACAGTTCGCTTTACTGATCTCCATAAGTGGATTACCGAGCTGGAAGACTTTGATGACGATCCAAATCGTTCTAATGAGAAGATTCTTGAAGCTGTGATTTTATGTTGGTTGGATGAATACGATTAAAGCGATCTCATTTTTGCGTCAGTGACTGATCTCATACAGATAAATTACTGACAACAATCCCAAAAACGGACTTACGGTCCGTTTTTTTGTACCTCTATGTTACATTGATATTAATTCCGTCCTAGGGGACATTGGTATTACCTCTACATAATGCTAACATCGTTCCAAACTTTAGGATGATATAAAAACAGAAGAGGCAGGAGACAGTATGTCCCAAATAATGTCAGTATTCCTTAGTCAGGAAAGTGCCGCTCCGCAATGGGGCGAAAAAGCGATCGTTTCATTTTCAGAACAAGGCGCGACTATCCATTTAGGTGAAGGGCATGACTTAGGTGCTATTCAGCGCGCTGCCCGTAAACTTGACTCGCAAGGTATCAGTAAAGCTGAGCTTGCCGGTAAAGATTGGGATCTTGAGTCTGCTTGGGCATTCTATCAAGGTTATCGCAATGCCAAAAAATCAACCTCATTAACACTTCCAGAACTCTCAGAAGCCGACAGCAAAGAGCTTGATGCCCGCATCAAATCATCGGATTGGACTCGTGACATCATCAACAAGAGCGCGGAAGAAGTGGCGCCTCGTCAGCTTGCAACGATGGCTGGTGAATTTATCAAATCTTTGGCACCTGAGCATGTCAGCTACAAGATTATTAAAGATAAAGATCTGCTAACCGAAGGTTGGGAAGGGATCTACGCAGTAGGTCGTGGTTCTGAGCGTACTTCAGCGATGCTGCAACTTGACTACAACCCAACGGGTGATGCCGATGCGCCGGTATTTGCTTGTCTTGTGGGTAAAGGGATCACTTTTGATTCCGGTGGTTATAGCCTAAAACCGTCCAACTTTATGACCGCGATGAAAGCGGACATGGGCGGTGCGGGAACCATTACAGGTGGTTTTGCATTGGCAATTCTTCGTGGTCTGAACAAGCGCGTTAAGCTTATTCTCTGCTGCGCTGAGAATATGGTGTCAGGTCGTGCGCTAAAGCTGGGTGATATTATCACTTACAAAAACGGTAAGACGGTTGAGATCATGAACACCGACGCTGAAGGTCGTCTTGTTCTTGCCGATGGTCTTATTTATGCCAGCGAACAGAATCCAGAATTGATCATCGATTGTGCCACGCTCACTGGTGCCGCAAAAAATGCATTAGGTAACGATTATCACGCCGTTATGTCATTTGATGATGAATTAACACATCAAGTGCTGACCAATGCTCAGCAAGAGAAAGAGGGTCTATGGCCATTGCCATTGGCAGATTTCCACCGTGGAATGTTGCCATCAAATTTTGCAGACCTCTCTAATATCTCAACGGGAGACTATTCACCGGGCGCAAGTACCGCCGCTGCATTCTTGTCTTACTTTGTGACTGACTACAAAAAAGGTTGGTTGCACTTTGACTGCGCAGGTACTTACCGTAAGTCAGGGACTGAAAAGTGGGCGGCAGGTGCAACGGGTATGGGACTTCGTACCCTTGCTAAGCTACTGACGTCACAAGCAGAAAACTGTCAATAATAGAGCAATAGAAAGGAATAACTATGGGTCTAGAAAGAACTTTTTCAATCGTAAAACCAGATGCGGTAAAACGTAACCTTATTGGTGAAATTTACCATCGTATTGAGCAAGCGGGTCTGAGCATTATCGCGGCGAAAATGGTTCATTTAACTGATGAGCAAGCCAAGGGCTTTTATGCTGAGCATGAAGGTAAACCCTTCTTTAACGATCTGCGTGATTTCATGACATCAGGTCCAATTATGGTTCAGGTACTGGAAGGCGAAGATGCGATTGCACGCTACCGCGAACTGATGGGGAAAACGAACCCAGAAGAAGCGGCATGTGGCAGTATCAGAGCGGATTATGCTCTGAGTATGAGACATAACTCCGTACATGGTTCAGACAGTCCAGAATCTGCGGCGAGAGAAATTGAATTTTTCTTCCCAACTCAAGAGATTTGCCCGCGATCTTAATGGGTGATTTTTTATAGCTTGAAAGCCCGTAGCGTGCTTAGTGTCGCTGCGGGCTTTTTGTTTTTTGGGTGAGCGATAAAGCAAAATTTAAACGTATAAAGCCTGTACAAAAAATGTTCACTTAAAAATGAATACCTTAAGATTGTAGGGACTTGTAGCGCTTGTTGAATCAGCCTAAAGGCTGTACAATTCGCGCCCTTAATCCAAGTTAGAGTCGTTTACGAGGCACCATGACCACACAAAAAGTTAATCTACTCGATTTTGATCGCAAAGGCTTGCGACAGTTTTTCCAAGAAGAGCTAGGTGAAAAAGCCTTTAGAGCTGATCAAGTGATGAAGTGGATCTATCACTTCGGTTGTGATGACTTCGAACAGATGACTAACCTCAATAAAAAGCTGCGCGAGAAATTGATTCGTGTTGCTGAGATCAAAGCGCCTACTGTTTCTGAAGCGCAACACTCTTCCGATGGCACCATCAAATGGGCGATGCGCGTGGGTGATCAAGATGTAGAGACGGTTTATATTCCTGATGATGACCGCGCAACGTTATGTGTTTCCTCTCAGGTAGGTTGTGCATTGGAGTGTAAATTTTGCTCAACGGCTCAGCAGGGTTTTAACCGCAACTTAAAAGTGTCTGAAATCATTGGTCAGGTCTGGCGTGCAGCGCGCGAGGTCGGCTTAGAAAAAGATAAGGGTCGTCGTCCAATCACCAACGTTGTTATGATGGGGATGGGTGAGCCGCTACTGAACATGAAGAACCTAATGCCAGCGCTTGAGCTTATGCTTGATGATCTTGGCTTTGGTTTGTCAAAACGTCGTGTCACAGTCTCCACTTCTGGTGTTGTTTCTGGGCTGGATCAAATGACTGGCGAGATCGATGTTGCCTTGGCGATTTCTCTGCATGCGCCCAATGACAAATTGCGTAGCGAAATCATGCCGATCAATGATCGCTGGGATATTGATGCATTCTTAGCTTCGGTTCGTCGCTATATTGCTTCGTCAAATGCAAACAGAGGTAAGGTAACGGTAGAGTATGTCTTGCTTGATCATGTTAATGATGACATGGACCATGCACGCGAATTGGCTGAGCTATTAAAAGATACGCCAGCTAAAATCAACCTGATTCCATTTAATCCGTACCCAGGTTCGCCTTATAAAAAACCGAGCAATTCACGTATTGATCGCTTTATGAAGACATTGATGCAATACGATTATACGGTGACGGTTCGTAAGACTCGTGGTGATGATATTGATGCGGCATGTGGTCAACTAGTTGGTGATGTTATCGACCGTACCAAACGCACTAAGCAGTTAGCTCAACAACAGTTAGCTCAGGAAAAGGGTGAAGAAATACCAGTGAAGTCGGTTTCTTAATCTTATATCTGATATTTTTTTTCTAAATAGCCCTGAATTCATTCAGGGCTATTTTGTCTCTATTAACCCAAAATGGTTATTGAGAAAACGCCGAAGCGAAAGCAATGGTTAACGCTATGACTCTGGTTACATTTGTTGTGTAAATTAATGAACTAACGGCTTGCTTTGCAATCTAACTCATTCAAAGAGCGAAAACTATCGGTGTAATGTGCTCTTTTTAGCAAAACTTCTGTCAAATTCGCTATTTAGCGTACGAGTCGTTTTACACTCAGGGACAAAAACGATTATTATGAATAGCTAAAATTTGTATCAATCACAAGGTCGTGGTTGAGGGTAGCGAATTAATAAAAATGGACACTTTGCTGTAAATGTTGGTTATGAGATAAGCCATTTACTACTATGCTGTAGTCAGAGTAAGTGTATGTGTATTACCTAAACTTATCGTTAGATAAAAGCCGTTAACAAAAATAAATAAAGTGCGACTATCTGATTAAGTACAAACAAGAAGAAGTACAACAATAATGAGTACTGACCAAAATACCCAAATCGACAACAATGATAGTGAAACTGAATTTGTACCAGCAGGTGTGTTGCTCAAGCAGAAGCGTGAAGCTTTAGGGCTGACACAGAAGCAAATTGCTGATCGACTTCGTTTGCGTGTCGCTATCATACAAAAAATTGAAGAAGACGAGTTTGATGGTGAACAAGTCGCGACATTTACGCGCGGCTATCTACGCTCGTATGCTAAGGCGGTAGGTGTTGATGAGACACTGGTATTAGGTGCGATTTCACCTGATGAAGCCAGCTCTCAAGTTCACGAGCAGCCGATGCAGAGCTTTTCTAAAAAGACCAACAAAGAGAAACACGATAGCCGTATAATGAAACTCACTTGGGGCATTCTGGTGGTGATTATTGGTATTTCATCGGTTTGGTGGTTTCAAAATCAACAAAAAGATACCTTGAGCGAGATTGCGGTTAACCCTGACAGTGACATTCCATCAGAGCCGAGCATTGAGCCGTTAAATCCAGTTCAAGTGAACACTTTACAAGTCGAGCCAAGTTCAAACGATGCGCTTTCTCAGCCTCAACCGCCAACCGGTCAAGAACCTACCGCTTTATCCACGCAAGATGCAACTGCTCCGCAAGCACCGTCAGTAATTGAGGTTCCGCAGGGCACAGAAGAGGCGGCAACGACAGCAGACATTCAACCTGAGCCGGTTGCCGTTACCGAAGTGGTTGACGAAACACCAGTGCCTGAAGGCATGACAAAAATCACCATGACGTTTACTGGCGACTGTTGGATCCAAGTTAAAGATGCGAATGGCAAAACTGTCGTCACTGGCATCAAAAAAACCGGTGAAAATGTCGATATTAATGGTAAAGCGCCATTTAAAGTGATTTTAGGTGCGCCAGAACAGGTTTCGATGACATTTGCGAGTGAACCTGTCGACCTTTCTGGTTATACTTCGGGTAAAGTTGCACGATTCACTTTACCTTAGATATTACTATGCATCAGGAATCACCTATTAAACGTCGTAAATCGACAAGGATTTACGTGGGCGATGTGCCAATTGGCGACGGCGCTCCTATCGCAGTTCAGTCCATGACCAACACTCGCACCACAGATGTGGCGGCGACTGTCGCTCAGATCAAAGCGCTTGAGAATGTGGGTGCAGATATCGTTCGCGTCTCTGTTCCGACGATGGAAGCGGCTGAAGCTTTCCGACAAATCAAGCAGCAAGTTGCGATCCCACTGGTCGCGGACATCCACTTTGACTACCGTATTGCATTAAAAGTTGCAGAATACGGTGTGGATTGCTTGCGTATCAACCCAGGTAATATCGGTAAAGAAGACCGTATCCGTGCAGTTGTGGATTGTGCACGAGATAACAATATTCCTATCCGTATTGGTGTTAACGGCGGCTCATTGGAAAAAGATATCCAAATGAAGTACGGCGAACCCACGCCGGAAGCCTTGGTTGAATCAGCCATGCGTCATGTTGATATTCTAGACCGACTCAACTTTGATCAGTTTAAGGTCAGTGTTAAGGCATCCGATGTGTTCTTGGCCGTTGACTCTTATCGCTTACTGGCACAAAAAATTGATCAACCCCTGCACTTAGGAATTACTGAGGCGGGTGGGGCGAGAGCTGGTGCAGTAAAATCCTCGGTTGGTTTGGGGATGCTGTTGGCGGAAGGTATTGGTGATACATTGCGTATTTCTTTGGCCGCTGATCCAGTAGAAGAGATCAAAGTCGGTTTTGATATTCTAAAATCACTTCGTATTCGCTCGCGCGGTATTAACTTCATCGCTTGTCCGAGTTGTTCTCGTCAAGAGTTTGATGTCATTGGCACCGTGAACGCGCTTGAGCAGCGTCTAGAAGATATTATCACCCCAATGGATGTGTCGATTATTGGCTGTGTGGTGAATGGTCCGGGTGAAGCGGAAGTGTCCCACCTTGGCTTGGCTGGCAGCAATCGTAAAAGTGCATTTTACCAAGATGGCATTCGTCAAAAAGAACGA is a window encoding:
- the ispG gene encoding flavodoxin-dependent (E)-4-hydroxy-3-methylbut-2-enyl-diphosphate synthase: MHQESPIKRRKSTRIYVGDVPIGDGAPIAVQSMTNTRTTDVAATVAQIKALENVGADIVRVSVPTMEAAEAFRQIKQQVAIPLVADIHFDYRIALKVAEYGVDCLRINPGNIGKEDRIRAVVDCARDNNIPIRIGVNGGSLEKDIQMKYGEPTPEALVESAMRHVDILDRLNFDQFKVSVKASDVFLAVDSYRLLAQKIDQPLHLGITEAGGARAGAVKSSVGLGMLLAEGIGDTLRISLAADPVEEIKVGFDILKSLRIRSRGINFIACPSCSRQEFDVIGTVNALEQRLEDIITPMDVSIIGCVVNGPGEAEVSHLGLAGSNRKSAFYQDGIRQKERFDNDDLVNQLETKIRAKASMMDENNRIEVNQVEDK
- the rodZ gene encoding cytoskeleton protein RodZ, which encodes MSTDQNTQIDNNDSETEFVPAGVLLKQKREALGLTQKQIADRLRLRVAIIQKIEEDEFDGEQVATFTRGYLRSYAKAVGVDETLVLGAISPDEASSQVHEQPMQSFSKKTNKEKHDSRIMKLTWGILVVIIGISSVWWFQNQQKDTLSEIAVNPDSDIPSEPSIEPLNPVQVNTLQVEPSSNDALSQPQPPTGQEPTALSTQDATAPQAPSVIEVPQGTEEAATTADIQPEPVAVTEVVDETPVPEGMTKITMTFTGDCWIQVKDANGKTVVTGIKKTGENVDINGKAPFKVILGAPEQVSMTFASEPVDLSGYTSGKVARFTLP